Genomic DNA from Pyramidobacter porci:
GGCATCCTTGCGCCCGGCATGTAACGCAATCTGAAAAAGCCGGCGCCTTTTGCGCCGGCTTTTTTGCCAAGTTTCATTTCATAGGAGGTGATTTTCGCATGAGATTCAATAAGACTATTGCGTTCAGCATCGGGTTGATTACGTTTGCTTGCTTCGTGATTGCTCAGTCGCTAATGCTCAAGTCGCTGTTTCTCTCTCAGTCGGGCGATATCGGACCTAAAGCTTTTCCCATCGGCGCGGCTGTGGCTCTGATCCTCTGCGCGGTCGGCAAGATGGGCACGGAAGGACGGAGACCGGCCGTCCCGCTTTTTACTCGCAAGGGCTGGAAACGTGTCGCACTGATGTTCTCCATTCTTATCAGCTACGTAGCTGCGATACACTGGCTGGGGTACATTATATCTACGCTTGCGGCTGTGCCTTTGATGGTGCTGTCCATGAGCGAAAAGAGCAGGCTCACCCCGCTTGTCCTGGCTGTCTTTGCGATTGCCGTGACAGCAGTGCTGTGGTTCAT
This window encodes:
- a CDS encoding tripartite tricarboxylate transporter TctB family protein is translated as MRFNKTIAFSIGLITFACFVIAQSLMLKSLFLSQSGDIGPKAFPIGAAVALILCAVGKMGTEGRRPAVPLFTRKGWKRVALMFSILISYVAAIHWLGYIISTLAAVPLMVLSMSEKSRLTPLVLAVFAIAVTAVLWFIFEYIIMVPLPFGKLIEALVY